The following nucleotide sequence is from Pedobacter sp. PACM 27299.
ATGGTGTAATCCTTTTACTCCGGTGTCTCCTATATACATCGAAGGGCGCTTACGCACCGCTTCTAAACCTTCTAAAACCTGTATATTATCTGCCGAATAATTTGACTTTGGATCCTTTTCTTCGCTCATAATTTTTAAAAAAACAATTAGATTCAAAAATAACCATTTTAGCCCAATTAACCGCAAATGTGGATAACTATTTGACCAAAAAACCATTAAAAATGAGCTAAAAATCGTAGTTTTTTAGGATACTAAATTTGAAATTTTATATTTGTTGAAATTTATCATTCCAAAGGGTAAGAAATATCCTAAAAAACCAGTTTTAAAATAGCTGGAAGGGTGATGGGAGTCAAAAAAGTAAAACAAAAATCAATTATACTCATTAGATGAAAAGATCAACATTAAAACTTGGCAGCATTGCTACTGCAGTTGCATTAGTTTCCGTAATGGCTTCTTGCCAGAACAAAGAAAACGCAGGGACTACTACTGCTCCGAAATCTGAGTCGGCCACAGTAACAAGCGCAGAGAAAATCGTCTATGTAAATTCTGATTCCCTGTTAACAAAATATCAGTATTTCAAAGACTTAAAAACTAAACTTGACGCGAAGTCGAAAACAGCACAAACAGATCTTGCTTCTAAACAACAAGCTTTCCAACGTGAAGTAACTCAATATCAGCAACAACAAAACACCTTACCTGCTGATCAAAGAGCTGCTACTGAAGAAAGATTAGCACGTAAACAACAAGAATTACAGTCTTATTCTCAAAATGCAGGTGCTGCACTTCAAAATGAGCAAGCTACTGAGAATGAAAAATTATATGATAAGGTTGCAGAATATTTGAAAACTTATGCCAAAGGAAAAGGTTTCAAAATGGTATTGACCTATTCAAAAGGCAACAGTGCTATTTTATTTGCTGACGAATCTTTAGATGTAACCAGCGAAGTAATCGTAGGATTAAACGAAGCTTATTCAAAAGACAAAAAATAATCATCAGCTGATGAATTTTAAATGCTCCGGGAAATCGGGGCATTTTTTTTGTGCACTTATTTTAGCATAAGCACTGAGGCATCAATATTGGCAGCAGTATGATCCCCATTTCTAAAATCAATAAATCGACAATATGGACGTTACAAAGCAGCAGCACGAAAAGTTTATGAGAATGGCCATCGGCCTTTCAGAGAAGAATGTGACCGAAGAATTAGGTGGCCCCTTTGGTGCTGTAGTGGTAAAAGAGGGGAAAGTGATCGCGAAAAGCGGTAACAGGGTCACCAGTACCAATGACCCGACAGCCCATGCAGAAGTATCAGCTATTAGAATTGCCTGCAAGAAACTGAAAACTTTTGACCTGACAGGATGTGTAATTTATACCAGCTGTGAACCCTGTCCAATGTGCCTGAGTGCTGTTTATTGGTCAAGAATCAATACCATTTATTACGCCAACACAAAAGTAGATGCAGCAAATATTGGCTTTGATGATCAATTCATTTATGAAGAATTGGAAAAACCAATGACGGAACGCAGTCTACCTATCCAGCAAATGCTAAGAGACGAAGCCCTCCAGGCTTTTAAACTTTGGGAGCAGTCTTCTAGGAGAGTTACTTATTAAATATTGTAATATACAGCTGTGAATTACGAAGAGAAAATAACTATTGAACTGGAATTCTGGAAACGAAAAATGAGGCTTAAACCCTCATTTTTCAATAAAATTACTAATAACTTTCAAAAGAAAATCAACAGCTATATTCCTGAAAAAATTCATACCGCGATCACGGTGACCATTAAAAATATGATCAAAGGAGTGTTGTATGGTTCCACCTACACCACTTCCAATATGCCTGCATTAGAAATGAGCCTGGTACATAGAGAGGCTTTGGTAAAGCAGAAAATTGACAATTATTGCAAAACCGGAGCTGCAGAAGGCGGTATTACCGGTGCTGGAGGTTTCCTTATGAGCATGGCCGATTTCCCTATCCTCATCGGTATAAAAATGAAACTGCTATTTGAAATCGCAGCACTATATGGCTTTGATGTAAAAGATTATAAAGAGCGTTTATACTTACTGTATATTTTTCAACTTGCTTTCTCCAGTCAGCAGGGACGTACTAAAGTTTTCATGCACCTTGAAAACTGGGAGGATAAACTGCATATACTCCCGCAAAATGTGGACCGTATCGACTGGAAAACCCTTCAGCAGGAATACCGAGAT
It contains:
- a CDS encoding nucleoside deaminase; its protein translation is MDVTKQQHEKFMRMAIGLSEKNVTEELGGPFGAVVVKEGKVIAKSGNRVTSTNDPTAHAEVSAIRIACKKLKTFDLTGCVIYTSCEPCPMCLSAVYWSRINTIYYANTKVDAANIGFDDQFIYEELEKPMTERSLPIQQMLRDEALQAFKLWEQSSRRVTY
- a CDS encoding EcsC family protein — translated: MNYEEKITIELEFWKRKMRLKPSFFNKITNNFQKKINSYIPEKIHTAITVTIKNMIKGVLYGSTYTTSNMPALEMSLVHREALVKQKIDNYCKTGAAEGGITGAGGFLMSMADFPILIGIKMKLLFEIAALYGFDVKDYKERLYLLYIFQLAFSSQQGRTKVFMHLENWEDKLHILPQNVDRIDWKTLQQEYRDYIDLAKLAQLLPVVGAAVGAIANYQLIKQLGETAMQAYRMRLLK
- a CDS encoding OmpH family outer membrane protein, whose product is MKRSTLKLGSIATAVALVSVMASCQNKENAGTTTAPKSESATVTSAEKIVYVNSDSLLTKYQYFKDLKTKLDAKSKTAQTDLASKQQAFQREVTQYQQQQNTLPADQRAATEERLARKQQELQSYSQNAGAALQNEQATENEKLYDKVAEYLKTYAKGKGFKMVLTYSKGNSAILFADESLDVTSEVIVGLNEAYSKDKK